The DNA segment ACCATTCTCCAGCGGTTTTCTCTTGCTACCTCGTACTCGACGCTGTGGAACTTGGCCTTGATTCCGTCCTTGCTCACATTGATTATCTCGACGTTGAAGAGATCCTTCAGGCGAACAAAACTGCCCGGTTTGAAGAGTTCTATGTCATCCTTAGAGACGTAGACGGGCTTTCCGGGGATGAACTTGAGCTTCCTGACGCCTCTCTCCGGGTGGTCCGGGTGGAGCGGTATCTCGGCGGTGAACTCCTTTGCTCCTTCGATGTACATGGGTATCGGGTCGGCAACGAAGAAGTACCTGTTGGCTATCGGCTCGATGATGTGCCTGTTTATCGCGGCTAAATTGTCCCAGCTTATTGTGGTGTCGCTCCTCTTGAGGCCGACCTCTATAATGAGCTCCCTTATTGCCTCCGGCCTTATACCGCGCCTCTTGAGTGCCCTTATGGTTCCGAGCCTCGGGTCGTCCCAGCCGAGGTACTTACCCTCCTGGATTCCCTTCCGGGTCTTGGACTTGCTGAGGATTACTCCCTCTATACTGAGTCTTCCGTGGTGTACGGTGACCGGATACTCCCAGCCGAAATAGTCGTAGATGTAGCGCTGTCTCGTCTCGTTTTCGGCATGTTCCTGGCCGCGGAAGATGTGAGTGACGCCGAGCTCGTAGTCGTCTATGGCCGAGGCGAAGTTGTAGAGGGGCCAGACACGGTATTTGTCCCCAACGCGCGGGTGGTCGGGGTTGTCGATTATCCTCAGCGCCGGCCAGTCTCTGACAGCGGGATTGGGGTGCTTGAGGTCGGTCTTAATCCTGACGACGGCTTCACCTTCCTTGTACTCGCCGTTCAGCATCTTCCTCCAGCGTTCGAGCTGAACCTCCACCGGCTCCTCTCTGTGCGGGCAGGCGATGCCCTTGTCGCGAAGCTCGCGGAACTTCTCAGGCGGGCAGGTGCAGACGTAGGCTTTTCCACCCTTTATGAGCTTCTCAGCGTAGTCGTAGTAGATTTCCAGTCTGTCGCTGGCGATGTGTATTTCGTCTATCTTGAATCCGAGCCATTCGAGGTCCTCGATTATCCAGTCGTAGAAGATAGGCTCGGGCCTCTTGACCTTCGGGTCGGTGTCGTCGAAGCGGAGTATAAACTTCCCACCGTAGAGCCTCGCGTACTCGTGGCTCAGGATGGCTGCCCTCGCGTTTCCAAGGTGGAAGGCTCCATCGGGATTGGGAGCGAAGCGGGTAACGACCTTTCCCTTCTCCGCCTTCGGTAGGGGGGGAAGGCCCTTCTTTTCCTCCTTTTTGGTCTTCTTTGCCTCAAAAAACTCTGGATAAATCTCCCTCAACTTGGTCTCCTGCTCCTCAAGCGAGAGGGCGTTTACCTTTTCGACGATCTCGTCCACGAGGGGGATTATTTCTTTGGCCTTTGGCCTCAACTCGGGGTTCTCGCCGAGAACCTTTCCTATTACCGCCTTGGCGTTTGCCTTCCCCTTGTGGGTGTAAGCGTTTATGAGCGCGTACTTCAGTACAAGCTCTTCCACGTTCATTCTCCTCACCGGGGGGAGAAAGGCGGGAGTGGTTATAAAGTTAGTCCTCAGAAATTGGGAGAAAAGAGATGCGGAGCTCACTCCGCGAAGGTAACTATCTTGAGGTTTATCGGCCTCCTGACGACGTTGTACTTCCTCGCGCCCACGAGGTACTTGACGCCGCTCTCGCTCACGGTGTCTATGAG comes from the Thermococcus thioreducens genome and includes:
- a CDS encoding glutamate--tRNA ligase, translated to MNVEELVLKYALINAYTHKGKANAKAVIGKVLGENPELRPKAKEIIPLVDEIVEKVNALSLEEQETKLREIYPEFFEAKKTKKEEKKGLPPLPKAEKGKVVTRFAPNPDGAFHLGNARAAILSHEYARLYGGKFILRFDDTDPKVKRPEPIFYDWIIEDLEWLGFKIDEIHIASDRLEIYYDYAEKLIKGGKAYVCTCPPEKFRELRDKGIACPHREEPVEVQLERWRKMLNGEYKEGEAVVRIKTDLKHPNPAVRDWPALRIIDNPDHPRVGDKYRVWPLYNFASAIDDYELGVTHIFRGQEHAENETRQRYIYDYFGWEYPVTVHHGRLSIEGVILSKSKTRKGIQEGKYLGWDDPRLGTIRALKRRGIRPEAIRELIIEVGLKRSDTTISWDNLAAINRHIIEPIANRYFFVADPIPMYIEGAKEFTAEIPLHPDHPERGVRKLKFIPGKPVYVSKDDIELFKPGSFVRLKDLFNVEIINVSKDGIKAKFHSVEYEVARENRWRMVHWVTEGKPCEVLVPDGDELIVRKGILESNADVKVDDIVQFERFGFVRIDKVGEKVVAIFAHK